TTGATTGATTCATTTTAAACTCTGCTTCTTTTCAGGTTGTACAAGATTTGGTATGCTGCCTGGATGATCCCGAGCTTCCCTTCCTACAGTGGGATGAACTTATGTCAGTTCTAGCAACTAGGCTTCCAAGAAATCTTAAGAGTGAGGTATGAAACAATTGGCAAGATATAGCCAATCTGGCTTAAAGGAAAGATGATTCATTTTACTAGATAATCTTAATTTTGTACATATTGGTTTATGTTGATGACAGGAAAATGTGGTGTCACCAGAGTAAAACTATGATATTTTGTAACACTAGTTTGCACTGTGTTGTGTGCATTAAACTCTGTAGCTTGCCGTAGTTTATCATGCAGTTAGAGGATAGAATTGTATTCATGTGCAAAAATTCAAAATATTTCACTTTAGCATTTCACCAGATAGAAGCTGAATTTTCAGTAAGTTTTGTTTTGATTTCTGGGTTGCAGTTCTTCTGATATTTCCTTACATAACCCTATTTCATTCTATCTCTGATATTTCTATCTTTTATTATGCAGTTAGAGGATAAATACATGGAATACAAGTTGAACTTTTACCATGGGAAAAACAAGGACTTCCCGTCCAAGCTGCTGAGAGACATCATTGAGGTCAGTTTTAGGTTTCTTTTGTGGCATTGCTTTTTAAACTGTTTGCCCACtttaactcttttttttttaggcAAATCTTGCATATGGTTCAGAGAAGGAAAAAGCTACGAATGAGAGGCTTATTGAGCCTCTTATGAGCCTACTTAAGTCATATGAGGGTGGGAGAGAAAGCCATGCTCATTTTGTTGTCAAGTCCCTTTTCAAGGAGTACCTTGCTGTGGAAGAACTTTTCAGTGATGGGATTCAGGTTATCTTACATATCCAAACTGAACATATCAGCACTAAGAAAAGCACAAAAATGTTCGCTCCTTTCCATTCTCCTAGTTAGGAGCACATTTTAACAAATGGCGTGCATATTGAGCTGAAAACATTTGCATGGCTTCAGATTCAATTTACTGGATACAATCTgacttattattattttttaattatgcCTTTACAGTCTGATGTGATTGAAACCCTGCGTCATCAGCACAGTAAAGACTTGCAGAAGGTTGTAGACATTGTGTTGTCTCACCAGGTAATTTCTTGATGGTCTGATAACTGTGCTTATGACACTGAAACAATCTTTGTTATTGATAGCGTGATTTTGTTCATAGGGTGTGAGGAACAAAGCTAAGCTTGTAACAGCACTTATGGAAAAGCTGGTTTATCCAAATCCTGCTGCTTACAGGGATCTGTTGGTTCGCTTTTCTTCACTCAATCATAAAAGATATTATAAGGTGCAGGAACTTGAAATAACCTAGATATTCCTGCTAttattttctttgatttttaTTCTAACTAATTCTATGCATCTTGATAAACACAGTTGGCCCTTAAAGCAAGCGAACTTCTTGAACAAACTAAACTAAGTGAACTCCGTGCAAGCATCGCAAGAAGCCTTTCTGATCTGGGGATGCATAAGGGAGAAATGACTATTGAAGATAGCATGGAAGATTTAGTCTCTGCCCCATTACCTGTCGAAGATGCACTTATTTCTTTGTTTGATTACAGTGATCCAACTGTTCAGCAGAAAGTGATCGAGACATACATATCTCGATTGTATCAGGTATTATATCAACTAACTTGATATCTTTCATAGTCCCACTGAGCACATCTGGTATGATCAtctttttcatatatatatataacacacacacacacaaagaaGTGTCCTAATGACATGATATGATCATCTTTTCATTTCACAAAGAGAAATATTGAGAAACGGGATACTGATGATTGGCTAAAATTAATTGGGTGTGAAAGTTGTGATCTTCCAACTTGTACTATATGTATAGTAAAACATGTTGGCTAACCTGCCAATAATATTTTTTCAGCCTCTTCTTGTGAAAGATAGCATCCAAGTGAAATTTAAGGAATCTGGTGCCTTTGCTTTATGGGAATTTTCTGAAGGGCATGTTGATACTAAAAATGGACAAGGGACCGTTCTTGGTCGAACAAGATGGGGTGCCATGGTAGCTGTCAAATCAGTTGAATCTGCACGAACAGCCATTGTAGCTGCATTAAAGGATTCGGCACAGCATGCCAGCTCTGAGGGCAACATGATGCACATTGCCTTATTGAGTGCTGAAAATGAAAATAATATCAGGTCTGCTCATGTGCAATATCAGGTCCAATGGAATTTTTGTCTGTGATCTGTGTAACTCTGTGTAACCTAGTCCATTTCTTTCAGCAGTGATGATCAAGCTCAACATAGGATGGAAAAACTTAACAAGATACTCAAGGATACTAGTGTCGCAAATGATCTTCGAGCTGCTGGTTTGAAGGTTATAAGTTGCATTGTTCAAAGAGATGAAGCACGCATGCCAATGCGCCACACATTACTCTGGTCAGATGAAAAGAGTTGTTATGAGGAAGAGCAGATTCTTCGGCATGTGGAGCCTCCCCTCTCCATGCTTCTTGAAATGGTCTGTTTATCAAAATTACCGCATGTTGTTTTGCTACATTCTGTTCTTATAGTTTGCTTATTTTCTTCACTATTTATAAATCATGTTACCTATTATGAATACAGGATAAGTTGAAAGTGAAAGGATACAATGAAATGAAGTATACTCCATCACGTGATCGTCAATGGCATATCTACACACTAAGAAATACTGAAAACCCCAAAATGTTGCATAGGGTATTTTTCCGAACTATTGTCAGGCAACCCAATGCAGGCAACAAGTTTATATCAGCCCAAATTGGCGACACTGAAGTAGGAGGTCCTGAGGAATCTTTGTCATTTACATCTAATAGCATTTTAAGAGCCTTGATGACTGCTATTGAAGAATTAGAGCTTCATGCAATTAGGACTGGTCATTCTCACATGTATTTGTGCATATTGAAAGAACAAAAGCTTCTTGATCTCATTCCGTTTTCAGGGTAAGTGTGCACATAATCATTTTTGGGAAACATTATGGCTTGCCTATTTGGTTGGCATCCTCAACAATGCTTTTCGTTTTAATCAGGAGCACAATCGTCGATGTTGGCCAAGATGAAGCTACTGCTTGTTCACTTTTAAAATCAATGGCTTTGAAGATACACGAACTTGTTGGTGCACAGATGCATCATCTTTCTGTATGCCAGTGGGAGGTGAAACTCAAGTTGTACTGCGATGGGCCTGCCAGTGGCACCTGGAGAGTTGTAACTACAAATGTTACTAGTCACACTTGCACCATTGATGTAAGTTGTCCCTACTGGTTTCTTATTTTGTATTGCACACATTAAAATATACGTCAACAGGTGGTTGTTTTATATTACGAACTATTGTCCCATTTAATTATGTTCTGAAGCACATAGCATTTCTAATGGTTTTAGATCTACCGGGAAGTGGAAGATACTGAATCGCAGAAGTTAGTATACCATTCAGCTTCTCCGTCAGCTAGTCCTTTGCATGGTGTGGCCCTGGATAATCCGTATCAACCTTTGAGTGTCATTGATCTAAAACGCTGCTCTGCTAGGAACAACAGAACTACATATTGCTATGATTTTCCACTGGTGAGTTCACCTCTCTTTTGTACCTATTTGCATTATCGGTATTTTGAACCTAAACTGATAATGGCTAAAAATTTGTAGGCATTTGAAACTGCCCTGCAGAAGTCATGGCAGTCCAATGGCTCCAGTGTTTCTGAAGGCAGTGAAAATAGTAGGTCTTATGTGAAAGCAACAGAGCTGGTGTTTGCTGAAAAACATGGGTCCTGGGGCACTCCTATAATTTCCATGGAGCGTCCCGCTGGGCTCAATGACATTGGCATGGTAGCTTGGATCTTAGAGATGTCCACTCCTGAATTTCCCAATGGCAGGCAGATTATTGTCATAGCAAATGATATTACTTTCAGAGCTGGATCATTTGGCCCAAGGGAAGATGCGTTTTTTGAAGCTGTCACGAACCTGGCCTGCGAGAGGAAGCTTCCTCTTATATACTTGGCAGCAAACTCCGGTGCTAGGATTGGCATAGCCGATGAAGTGAAATCTTGCTTCCGTGTTGGGTGGTCCGATGAAGGCAGCCCTGAACGGGGTTTTCAGTACATTTATCTGACTGACGAAGACTATGCCCGTATTAGCTTGTCTGTTATAGCACACAAGCTGCAGCTGGATAATGGTGAAATTAGGTGGATTATTGACTCTGTTGTGGGCAAGGAGGATGGGCTTGGTGTTGAGAATATACATGGAAGTGCTGCTATTGCCAGTGCTTATTCTAGGGCATATGAGGAGACATTTACACTTACATTTGTGACTGGGCGGACTGTTGGAATAGGAGCATATCTTGCTCGGCTCGGTATACGGTGCATACAGCGTCTTGACCAGCCTATTATTTTAACTGGGTTTTCTGCCCTGAACAAGCTTCTTGGGCGGGAAGTGTACAGCTCCCACATGCAGTTGGGTGGTCCTAAGATCATGGCGACCAATGGTGTTGTCCACTTGACTGTTTCAGATGACCTTGAAGGTGTTTCCAATATATTGAGGTGGCTCAGCTATGTTCCTGCCAACATTGGTGGACCTCTTCCTATTACAAAACCTTTGGACCCACCAGACAGACCTGTTGCATACATCCCTGAGAACACATGTGATCCGCGCGCAGCCATTCGTGGTGTAGATGACAGCCAAGGGAAATGGTTGGGTGGTATGTTTGACAAAGACAGCTTTGTCGAGACATTTGAAGGATGGGCAAAAACAGTGGTTACGGGCAGAGCAAAGCTTGGAGGAATTCCTGTTGGTGTCATAGCTGTGGAGACACAAACCATGATGCAGCTTATCCCTGCTGATCCAGGCCAGCTTGATTCCCATGAGCGATCTGTTCCTCGGGCTGGACAAGTGTGGTTCCCAGATTCTGCAACCAAGACAGCTCAGGCATTGTTGGACTTCAACCGTGAAGGATTGCCGCTGTTCATCCTTGCTAACTGGAGAGGATTCTCTGGTGGACAAAGAGATCTGTTTGAAGGAATTCTTCAGGCTGGGTCAACAATTGTTGAGAACCTTAGGACATACAATCAGCCTGCTTTTGTCTACATTCCTATGGCTGGAGAGCTGCGTGGAGGAGCTTGGGTTGTGGTTGATAGCAAAATAAATCCAGACCGAATTGAGTGTTATGCTGAGAGGACTGCTAAAGGCAATGTTCTTGAACCTCAAGGGTTAATTGAAATCAAATTCAGATCAGAGGAGCTCCAAGACTGTATGGGTAGGCTTGACCCAGAGTTGATAAATCTGAAAGCAAAACTCCAAGGTGCAAAGCTTGGAAATGGAAGCCTAACAGATGTAGAATCCCTTCAGAAGAGTATAGATGCTCGTACGAAACAGTTGTTGCCTTTATACACCCAGATTGCAATACGGTTTGCTGAATTGCATGATACTTCCCTCAGAATGGCAGCTAAAGGTGTGATTAAGAAAGTTGTAGATTGGGAAGAATCACGTTCTTTCTTCTACAGAAGGCTACGGAGGAGGATCTCTGAAGATGTTCTTGCAAAAGAAATAAGAGGAAT
This portion of the Setaria viridis chromosome 7, Setaria_viridis_v4.0, whole genome shotgun sequence genome encodes:
- the LOC117863583 gene encoding acetyl-CoA carboxylase 2 isoform X1, which gives rise to MSQLGLAAAASKALPLLPNRHRTSAGTTFPSPVSSRPSNRRKSRTRSLRDGGDGVSDAKKHNQSVRQGLAGIIDLPNEATSEVDISHGSEDPRGPTDSYQMNGIVNEAHNGRHASVSKVVEFCAALGGKTPIHSILVANNGMAAAKFMRSVRTWANDTFGSEKAIQLIAMATPEDMRINAEHIRIADQFVEVPGGTNNNNYANVQLIVEVAERIGVSAVWPGWGHASENPELPDALTAKGIVFLGPPAASMNALGDKVGSALIAQAAGVPTLSWSGSHVEVPLECCLDAIPEEMYRKACVTTTEEAVASCQVVGYPAMIKASWGGGGKGIRKVHNDDEVRALFKQVQGEVPGSPIFIMRLASQSRHLEVQLLCDQYGNVAALHSRDCSVQRRHQKIIEEGPVTVAPRETVKALEQAARRLAKAVGYVGAATVEYLYSMETGEYYFLELNPRLQVEHPVTEWIAEVNLPAAQVAVGMGIPLWQIPEIRRFYGMDYGGGYDIWRKTAALATPFNFDEVDSQWPKGHCVAVRITSEDPDDGFKPTGGKVKEISFKSKPNVWAYFSVKSGGGIHEFADSQFGHVFAYGLSRSAAITNMALALKEIQIRGEIHSNVDYTVDLLNASDFRENKIHTGWLDTRIAMRVQAERPPWYISVVGGALYKTVTANAATVSDYVSYLTKGQIPPKHISLVSSTVNLNIEGSKYTVETVRTGHGSYRLRMNDSAIEANVQSLCDGGLLMQLDGNSHVIYAEEEAGGTRLLIDGKTCLLQNDHDPSKLLAETPCKLLRFLVADGAHVDADVPYAEVEVMKMCMPLLSPASGVIHVMMSEGQALQAGDLIARLDLDDPSAVKRAEPFHGIFPQMDLPVAASSQVHKRYAASLNAARMVLAGYEHNINEVVQDLVCCLDDPELPFLQWDELMSVLATRLPRNLKSELEDKYMEYKLNFYHGKNKDFPSKLLRDIIEANLAYGSEKEKATNERLIEPLMSLLKSYEGGRESHAHFVVKSLFKEYLAVEELFSDGIQSDVIETLRHQHSKDLQKVVDIVLSHQGVRNKAKLVTALMEKLVYPNPAAYRDLLVRFSSLNHKRYYKLALKASELLEQTKLSELRASIARSLSDLGMHKGEMTIEDSMEDLVSAPLPVEDALISLFDYSDPTVQQKVIETYISRLYQPLLVKDSIQVKFKESGAFALWEFSEGHVDTKNGQGTVLGRTRWGAMVAVKSVESARTAIVAALKDSAQHASSEGNMMHIALLSAENENNISSDDQAQHRMEKLNKILKDTSVANDLRAAGLKVISCIVQRDEARMPMRHTLLWSDEKSCYEEEQILRHVEPPLSMLLEMDKLKVKGYNEMKYTPSRDRQWHIYTLRNTENPKMLHRVFFRTIVRQPNAGNKFISAQIGDTEVGGPEESLSFTSNSILRALMTAIEELELHAIRTGHSHMYLCILKEQKLLDLIPFSGSTIVDVGQDEATACSLLKSMALKIHELVGAQMHHLSVCQWEVKLKLYCDGPASGTWRVVTTNVTSHTCTIDIYREVEDTESQKLVYHSASPSASPLHGVALDNPYQPLSVIDLKRCSARNNRTTYCYDFPLAFETALQKSWQSNGSSVSEGSENSRSYVKATELVFAEKHGSWGTPIISMERPAGLNDIGMVAWILEMSTPEFPNGRQIIVIANDITFRAGSFGPREDAFFEAVTNLACERKLPLIYLAANSGARIGIADEVKSCFRVGWSDEGSPERGFQYIYLTDEDYARISLSVIAHKLQLDNGEIRWIIDSVVGKEDGLGVENIHGSAAIASAYSRAYEETFTLTFVTGRTVGIGAYLARLGIRCIQRLDQPIILTGFSALNKLLGREVYSSHMQLGGPKIMATNGVVHLTVSDDLEGVSNILRWLSYVPANIGGPLPITKPLDPPDRPVAYIPENTCDPRAAIRGVDDSQGKWLGGMFDKDSFVETFEGWAKTVVTGRAKLGGIPVGVIAVETQTMMQLIPADPGQLDSHERSVPRAGQVWFPDSATKTAQALLDFNREGLPLFILANWRGFSGGQRDLFEGILQAGSTIVENLRTYNQPAFVYIPMAGELRGGAWVVVDSKINPDRIECYAERTAKGNVLEPQGLIEIKFRSEELQDCMGRLDPELINLKAKLQGAKLGNGSLTDVESLQKSIDARTKQLLPLYTQIAIRFAELHDTSLRMAAKGVIKKVVDWEESRSFFYRRLRRRISEDVLAKEIRGIAGDHFTHQSAVELIKEWYLASQATTGSTEWDDDDAFVAWKENPENYKGYIQELRAQKVSQSLSDLADSSSDLEAFSQGLSTLLDKMDPSQRAKFIQEVKKVLG
- the LOC117863583 gene encoding acetyl-CoA carboxylase 2 isoform X2, whose amino-acid sequence is MSQLGLAAAASKALPLLPNRHRTSAGTTFPSPVSSRPSNRRKSRTRSLRDGGDGVSDAKKHNQSVRQGLAGIIDLPNEATSEVDISHGSEDPRGPTDSYQMNGIVNEAHNGRHASVSKVVEFCAALGGKTPIHSILVANNGMAAAKFMRSVRTWANDTFGSEKAIQLIAMATPEDMRINAEHIRIADQFVEVPGGTNNNNYANVQLIVEVAERIGVSAVWPGWGHASENPELPDALTAKGIVFLGPPAASMNALGDKVGSALIAQAAGVPTLSWSGSHVEVPLECCLDAIPEEMYRKACVTTTEEAVASCQVVGYPAMIKASWGGGGKGIRKVHNDDEVRALFKQVQGEVPGSPIFIMRLASQSRHLEVQLLCDQYGNVAALHSRDCSVQRRHQKIIEEGPVTVAPRETVKALEQAARRLAKAVGYVGAATVEYLYSMETGEYYFLELNPRLQVEHPVTEWIAEVNLPAAQVAVGMGIPLWQIPEIRRFYGMDYGGGYDIWRKTAALATPFNFDEVDSQWPKGHCVAVRITSEDPDDGFKPTGGKVKEISFKSKPNVWAYFSVKSGGGIHEFADSQFGHVFAYGLSRSAAITNMALALKEIQIRGEIHSNVDYTVDLLNASDFRENKIHTGWLDTRIAMRVQAERPPWYISVVGGALYKTVTANAATVSDYVSYLTKGQIPPKHISLVSSTVNLNIEGSKYTVETVRTGHGSYRLRMNDSAIEANVQSLCDGGLLMQLDGNSHVIYAEEEAGGTRLLIDGKTCLLQNDHDPSKLLAETPCKLLRFLVADGAHVDADVPYAEVEVMKMCMPLLSPASGVIHVMMSEGQALQAGDLIARLDLDDPSAVKRAEPFHGIFPQMDLPVAASSQVHKRYAASLNAARMVLAGYEHNINEVVQDLVCCLDDPELPFLQWDELMSVLATRLPRNLKSELEDKYMEYKLNFYHGKNKDFPSKLLRDIIEANLAYGSEKEKATNERLIEPLMSLLKSYEGGRESHAHFVVKSLFKEYLAVEELFSDGIQSDVIETLRHQHSKDLQKVVDIVLSHQGVRNKAKLVTALMEKLVYPNPAAYRDLLVRFSSLNHKRYYKLALKASELLEQTKLSELRASIARSLSDLGMHKGEMTIEDSMEDLVSAPLPVEDALISLFDYSDPTVQQKVIETYISRLYQPLLVKDSIQVKFKESGAFALWEFSEGHVDTKNGQGTVLGRTRWGAMVAVKSVESARTAIVAALKDSAQHASSEGNMMHIALLSAENENNISDDQAQHRMEKLNKILKDTSVANDLRAAGLKVISCIVQRDEARMPMRHTLLWSDEKSCYEEEQILRHVEPPLSMLLEMDKLKVKGYNEMKYTPSRDRQWHIYTLRNTENPKMLHRVFFRTIVRQPNAGNKFISAQIGDTEVGGPEESLSFTSNSILRALMTAIEELELHAIRTGHSHMYLCILKEQKLLDLIPFSGSTIVDVGQDEATACSLLKSMALKIHELVGAQMHHLSVCQWEVKLKLYCDGPASGTWRVVTTNVTSHTCTIDIYREVEDTESQKLVYHSASPSASPLHGVALDNPYQPLSVIDLKRCSARNNRTTYCYDFPLAFETALQKSWQSNGSSVSEGSENSRSYVKATELVFAEKHGSWGTPIISMERPAGLNDIGMVAWILEMSTPEFPNGRQIIVIANDITFRAGSFGPREDAFFEAVTNLACERKLPLIYLAANSGARIGIADEVKSCFRVGWSDEGSPERGFQYIYLTDEDYARISLSVIAHKLQLDNGEIRWIIDSVVGKEDGLGVENIHGSAAIASAYSRAYEETFTLTFVTGRTVGIGAYLARLGIRCIQRLDQPIILTGFSALNKLLGREVYSSHMQLGGPKIMATNGVVHLTVSDDLEGVSNILRWLSYVPANIGGPLPITKPLDPPDRPVAYIPENTCDPRAAIRGVDDSQGKWLGGMFDKDSFVETFEGWAKTVVTGRAKLGGIPVGVIAVETQTMMQLIPADPGQLDSHERSVPRAGQVWFPDSATKTAQALLDFNREGLPLFILANWRGFSGGQRDLFEGILQAGSTIVENLRTYNQPAFVYIPMAGELRGGAWVVVDSKINPDRIECYAERTAKGNVLEPQGLIEIKFRSEELQDCMGRLDPELINLKAKLQGAKLGNGSLTDVESLQKSIDARTKQLLPLYTQIAIRFAELHDTSLRMAAKGVIKKVVDWEESRSFFYRRLRRRISEDVLAKEIRGIAGDHFTHQSAVELIKEWYLASQATTGSTEWDDDDAFVAWKENPENYKGYIQELRAQKVSQSLSDLADSSSDLEAFSQGLSTLLDKMDPSQRAKFIQEVKKVLG